A window of Desulforegulaceae bacterium genomic DNA:
CTGCGCCGCGGTTTGTTTTCATTTTAGGCATTTGAGTATCTCCTTGCACTAAACCTGCTTAAAATCATAAGTTAAAAAATAAAATAATAATATTTGAATAAAAGCAAATAAAAATATTAGATTTTTATGGATCATATATATTTAATAAATATCAAAAACAAATAAATATAGCAGAAATTGAGAAAAGACAATTTCCAGCTAATTTTAAATTTAGTTATAAAATAACTATTCTTTTTTTGGAGCCAAAATCATTATCATGGTTCTGCCTTCAAATTTAGGCATGGTTTCGACTGTTGCAATATCGTCTATTTCCTCAGCTATTCTTGTAAGAATATCTTTTCCCATTCCAGGTAATGTTATTTCACGACCTCTAAACCTCACAGTAACTTTTACTTTGTTGCTTTTGGATAAAAAGTTTCTTATCTGTCTTAGTTTTGTATTAAGATCATGATCTTCAGTCTTTGGCCTTACTTTGATTTCTTTTACCTGAACAACAGTTTGTTTTTTCTTGGCTTCCTGCTTTTTTTTGGTCAACTGATATTTAAATCTTCCAAAATCCATAATCCTGCAGACCGGAGGACTGGCTCCAGGGGAAACTTCAACAAGATCTAATCCCGCCTCTTCGGCAACATTAATCGCATCTTTAATGCTAAGCACACCAAGCTGATTTCCTTCGGAGTCTATAACCCTGACTTCCTTTTCGCTAATCTGATGATTGACCCTTGTTTGTTCAGTCTTTTTAACAGCTATCTCTATTCTCCTTATTTTATATTATCTGAATAAATACCAAATAGACGGTATTTTTAGCTCATAATCTTGGTAATTTCAAGTGTTTTTTTATAATGCATTTACAAAGAAAGAGTATACCTTGAAAGAGGACTGTCTTTCCAGTACTTGTTTTTGGGCGACTCAAAGAATTTTTTAAAAAGTGAAAGGCTTTCTTTTCTTAAAACTCTTGGGGTGACTTCTGGGAATCTTTCCTGGTAAAAAACAGGAAATTGAGTTTTGTTTATTCCACATCCGCCGCCCATTACATCTTCGTAAGCATATACAATTCTTTTAAATCCTGAAAGGGTGATTGCTGAAAAACACATGAGGCAGGGTTCCATTGTGGAATAAATTGTCATTTTGTTTTTCTGAACCAAGGGAAAGTTTTTTTCAAGTTCCCTTATTGCATTTATTTCAGCGTGATCAATTTCTGATGGAACTTTGGAAATAGTTTTTTTTCTGCTGCCCTTTGCAATAACCTTATTGTCATTTACTATAACACATCCAACTGGAAATTCATTAAGTTTAAATGCTTCTGAAGCTTCTATAAGGGCTTTTTTCATAAAAAATTCATCCATTTTTAATCCTTAAAACTTTTTGAGCAGATTGAATTGTCACAAGGACATCTTCCGTCAACATCAAATGCAAAAAGGATTTTTTCTGCCTTTTGCCTGATGTCATCGGTAATTTTTCTTTTTACTATAATTTTAGCCAACTCCTGTTTTGATAAAATCCCATCTAGCCCTGTTGATATGGTTTTGCCTGAGGCAGTATCAATGGTTTCTGCGTCTTCGCCATTTGTGGCAACAGACACTGGAATTTCATATTCTCCCATAAGCCTTGCAGATGAAATTGCACTCATATGTCTGGAAACAATTGAGCCTGGACCGTATTTTACGATCATCATGGGTATATCATCTATATATACAGTGTAGTCAATGGAGATTTTGAATCTGTTTTTTCCTTTTTCAAGAAAAATAAAATTATTTTTAATGATATTGTTTTTATTGTACCCTTTTTTATACACTAACAATCTGGCGATTTTTTGTCTGTACCTTTCGTCATGGTTGTCTTCAATTGTTTCTCCGGTTATAAAATCCTTAAGCTCGCCAAGTATTAGGTGGTGGCTATTCATTTTTTATTTTGCCTTTACATTCTTTTTTTCATGTGAAAAGATGAATTTTTATTTATATATTTTATCAATTGTTAGGAATTTTCCCCTTTTTTGATATAATTGTGTTTTTGAGTGTAATCTGTCAACAACTTTTTATGGTAATAGCTATGACCCCCAGGGAAATTAATGAAGAAAAAGAAGAAAAAAATCTTGCAGATTATGCGTGCAAAAATTTTCAGTCTCGTGGAAGGGTTGTTCAGGAAGAACCTTGTCCTATTAGAACACAATTTCAGCAGGACAGAGACAGGATAGTTTTTTCAAATTCATTTCGCCGTCTTAAGCATAAAACCCAGGTTTTTTTATCTCCTTTGGGAGACCATTATAGAACAAGACTTACCCATACGCTTGAAGTTTCTGAGGTTGCAAGGACAATCGCAAGAGCTCTCAGTCTTAATGAAGATCTTACAGAGGCAATTGCACTTGGCCATGATCTTGGGCACACTCCGTTTGGTCACGGTGGTGAAACTGTTTTAAAGGAAATTTATTCCAAATATTTTTCCCATTCCGCCCAGAGCTTAAGAGTTGTTTCTAAGCTTGAAAGAGGAGGGGAAGGACTTAATCTTTCTTATGAAGTAAAGGATGGTATCTTAAAACATTCCAAGGGTTTTGGTGATATTATTCCAAGGGATCCTGGAGAAGCTGCAAGAACTGTTGAAGGAAGGCTGGTGAGGATTGCAGATATAATAGCCTATCTCAATCATGATCTTGATGATTCTATAAGAAGCGGGGTTATAACAAGGGGAGATGTTCCAAAGGAGTTTGTCAGGGTGCTTGGTAAGAATCATTCGGAAAGAGCCAAGACAATGATCAAGGATGTTATTTTTTCCAGTTATGACTCAAAAGATGGTTTCTGCCTTAGAATAGGAGATGAGGTATATAACACAATGGTTGATCTAAGAGCTTTTCTTTATGAAAATGTTTACAGGTCACCCCAGGTTCACAAGGAGTTTGTAAAAGCTAAAAAGATTTTATCCGAGCTTTATAGTTATTTTAATGCCCATGAAGACAAGCTCCAAGAGGAACTTGTAAAGCTTGAACTCCCTCCATATAAAGGGGAACAAAAAATAGAAAGAGTTGTGTGTGATCTTGTAGCTTCAATGACAGATAGGTATGCCATTAATCTCTACAATAAAATTTTTATGCCTTCACCCCTTGTTTAAGGAGGAGCTTTGAGCTTTTTAGATATTTATATTTCAGATGAAGATAAAAAAGTCTTTTTTGAAAGGCTTGAGCAGATTTATCAGGAGATGCAGAAAAGATATACAATTGTAGCTGATGCTCTTGATTTTAGTTGTAGAGGTTGTTCGGATAATTGTTGTTATACCCATTTTAAACATTATACTTTAATAGAATACTTATATTTGGTTGAGGGGATGAATTCCCTTGATAAGACTTTGCGTTCTGAGGTTGTTGAAACGGCCGGTGAAGTTGTTGTAAAAACTTCTGCAGCAGAGGCGAAAGGTGAAAAAATAAGAATTTTATGTCCTCTCAATAAAGACGGACTTTGTATTTTTTATAAGCATAGGCTGATGATTTGCAGGCTCCACGGAACTGCTCATTATTTTGACACCCCAAAGGGTAGAATTGAAGGGCCTGGATGTTTTAGGTTTGAAGAGCTTTCAAAAGGAAAGAGAAAAATACCTATGATTGACAGGACAGACATATACAAAGACCTTGCTTTCCTTGAAAGGGACTTAAGAAAAAAAACAGGGTATCAGCTTAAGTTCAAACATTCCATTGCAGAAATGATATCAGGAACTTTTGGGAATTAGAAATGAAAATTTTTGAAAAATCCGATCAATTGTCAAGTCGAGGCGTGGTGCTTGAAAAAGGCGATGTTTTTGTTTTTGATTGTAACCCCAATGTTTCTTGCTTTAATAAATGCTGCAGAAATCTTAATCTTTTTTTATACCCCCACGACATAATTATGCTAAGGAAAAAGCTTGGGATAAGTTCCGGGGAATTTATTGAAAATTATACCGACGTTATTCTTCCTCAAGATCGATGTTTTCCTGAGCTACTCCTCAAGATGTCAGATAATAAGGAACAAACCTGCCCTTTTCTTTCTGAAAAGGGTTGTTCAGTTTATACTCACAGGCCAGATTCATGCAGAAATTTTCCCATGGAACATGGTGTCCAATATAACGATAAAGGTGAGGTTGAAAATCAGGTTCATCTTTTCAGGCCTCCGGATTTTTGTCAGGGACATCTTGAGCAAAAAGAACATAATCTTTTGTCCTGGGCCAAAGATCAGGATGCTGAGCTTACTAATGAAATGACTCTTTTGTGGAGTGAAACTGCTAAATATTTTTATTCCAATCTATGGGGAAGCCAGGGCCCGTATGGTAAAAAAGCTAAAATGGTTTTTATGGCCGCTTATAATATAGATAGTTTCCGGGAGTTTGTTTTTGATAGCAGTTTTTTAAAACGTTATAAGGTTAAAAAAAACATTCAGATGAGAATAAGGGTTGATGATGAGGCCATGCTTAAGTTTGCCTTTCAATGGATAGGTCTTTTTGCTCTTGGGCTTAAAACAGATTTGATTAAATTGAAAAAATAAAAATCAAAACTTTAAAAAAACATCTCTGTTTTTTTATTCAACTCCCTCGGGCATTGGAGGTACTTTTTCAGCTCCAAGAACATAGCCGCCGTCAAGCCTTAATGTTGCTCCTGTCATAAAAGGGGCTTGATGAATTATAAAATTAACAGCTTTTGTTATATCTGATATTTTCCCTGTTCTTTTTGAAAGAGTGTGGTTTATTATTGATTCTTTTTCTTTTTCAGATAAAAGTCCCCATCCCCTTGTTTTTGGGCCGTGCCTTGTTTCCATGAATCCAAACATGATTTCATTTACTCTTGTCTTGGGAGCAAGAAGTTTTGCCCATGTTTCAGTAAAAACAGAAACGGCTCTGCTGGCAGCACAATACCCGTCATTGAAAATAAGCCCGGCAGGTCCGGTTCTTCCTGTGATGGCTGCTATGGATGAAAAGTTTATTATACATCCATTTTCAATTTCTTTTATATAAGGATACAAAGATTCAAAAACAAAGTGTTTGGCCCTTAAGGTAGTTTCCTGTTCCAGGTCCCATTGAAAGGGATTGTATTTGCCGTGGACAATCGGCATTCCTCCCCTTTCAATATTGTTTATAAATATATCTATTTTTTTATGAAACTTAATTACATCCTCAATCAGGGGAGGTATTTCTTTTGTATCCCTCAGGTTTATACTATGCAGAGAATATCTGTCTCCTGTATTTCTCAAGTCTTTTTTGAGGGTGTCAAGCTCTTCAAGCCAATCAAAATATGTTACAGCAACGGAGCATCCCTGATTCAACAAATCAAGGGCTATTGCTTTTCCGATTCCTTTGATTCCTCCGAGAATGAGGGCTGATTTTCCGCTTAGTTTTTTATTAATTGTTCTCTTGTCCATTTTATACCTGTTTTAAAAAGCTTAAGAGGATTATTTTCAAGTTCATCTGCGTTTACCGGCTCAGAGTAGCTAATTTTACCGGTTTTTAAATCTTCAAGGAAAAGATCGGAATTGTAGCAGCCTTTTATAAAGATTTCTCTTTGATTTTTGTCGAGTTTAAGGTCTTTGGGCATATAATCAAGAACAAAATCCATAAAAAAATCATTTGCTTCAATGTAGTCGTTGGTGTTTTGATCTTTTAGCCATTCAGAAATTGACATGGTTTTGCCTTTGCCAAAACCTGTGCATTGATCTTCATTTATTATGGCAAAGTGCTCCTTTATTTTCCCGGTTTTTTTGTCTTTGCTTATACCTCTTGCCACTGGATAAAGTCTGCATGAAATTGGTCGTGCATCATATACAGTACAGGAGTCTTCAAGGAAAATACAGGCATTGTTTTTGTCTGGCTGCTCAAAAAGAGAAACAACCGGTATATGGGTTTGTTTTCCTGTGTAGGTAAAAGTGTATCGTTTTAAAAAAGAGTCTGTAGATATTTTTTTAAACCTTGAGAGCATGAGGATATCATAGCCGGTCAGGCTTTGATTTATTTCGCAGCAGCAAAGATTTCCGCAATTGGAGTCAGGAGCACATCCAAAAAAAATATCATCTGTTTTGCTTATTGGGTCTATTGAGGGCATAGTTGAACCTTATTGTTAGTTGATAATTAAGATAGTTTTAGTCCAGTAAGTTTAAATCTTGACCACTATAATTTAGGCAAGATTTAAAATTATTTGTGTTTTTTATAATAAAAAGATAAATACTTCAAATGAATTAAATTTATTAATTTCTGGCTTTTATCCTGATTTTTTTTGTTTCAACTTAAAAAACAGTGTTTAGTAAAGTTCTATAAGCCGTTGGCCCAATTTGCATCTAATTAGTTTTAGATTTTGAGAATTGACGTTTTAAAAAGTCTTGACAACTTTTATGGCCGGTGCTAACTTCGCAAATTATCTCTAGAAAGGTATCCGGCAAGCATTAGAATCTCGTTTTTATCTGTCTAGTTGTAAATCTTGCCTTGTTATTTGTGAGATGAATATTATTAAATTTGCAATGCATTAAGCATTGTTGATATAAGGTGAATGTTAGTATTAAACGTTAATGAATGGAGGTATTGTAAATGCCAAGTTTTGTAATTGCAGAAAAATGCGATGGGTGCAAAGGCGGCGAGAAGACAGCTTGTATGTATATCTGCCCCAATGACCTGATGGTTCTTGACCCTAATGAAATGAAAGCTTACAACCAGGAGCCTGATGCATGCTGGGAATGTTTCTCATGCATCAAAATCTGCCCAACCCAGGCTATTGGTGTTCGCGGTTATTCTGACTTTGTTCCAATGGGTTCAGACCTTGTTCCAATGATGGGTACAGAAGACATCATGTGGACATGTAAATTCCGTAACGGTAACATTAAGCGTTTTAAGTTTCCTATCAGAACTACTCCTGAAGGAAGTGCTAATGCTTACGAAGATCTTAAGGGCGACGATCTTGAATCAGAGCTACTTTCTACTCAGGCAGGCTGGACTTTGCCTGTTCCAATTGACACGCCAGAATGGCAGAAGTAGTTTCTTTGGTTTGTTTGTTTTTATTTGGCAAAGTTTTAGTAAGTTAGAAAATATCCTTTACATCTAAGGAGGAAATAGATGGCATTACCTAATAAAGCAGTGGGTGAACTTAAGTGTGTTGAAACCCCTGAAATTAAAGAGCATGAAGTAGATATTCTTATCGTTGGCGGTGGAATGGCTGCCTGCGGTACTGCTTTTGAAATTAAAAAGTGGGCCGATGACGATATGAAAATTCTTTTGGTTGATAAAGCTGCAATGGAAAGATCTGGTGCTGTTGCTCAGGGCCTTTCAGCTATCAACACTTATATTGGTGAAAATACAATCGACGACTATGTTCGTATGGTACGTAACGACCTTATGGGTATAGTTCGTGAAGACCTTATTTTTAACCTTGGCCGTCATGTTGACGATTCTGTGCATCTTTTTGAAGAGTGGGGACTTCCAATCTGGAAAAAAGATGAAGAAAACAAGAACGTAGACGGTAAGCGCGGGCTTAAGTTTGGTTACCTTAAAGATGGTGCCAAGCCTGTTCGTACAGGTAAGTGGCAGATAATGATCAATGGTGAGTCTTACAAGAGAATCGTTGCTGAAGCAGCTAAAAAAGCACTTGGCGAAGATAATATCATGGAAAGAATTTTCATTGTTGAACTTCTAACCGACAAAAATGAAGAAAATCGTATTTCCGGTGCAGTTGGTATTTCAATCCGTGAAAACGAAGTTCATTATTTCAAGACTAACGCAATGATGGTTGCCTGTGGTGGTGCTGTTAATATTTACCAGCCACGTTCAGTTGGTGAAGGTAAAGGCCGTGCATGGTATCCAGTATGGAACGCAGGTTCTACATATACAATGGCTCTTAGAGCAGGTGCTGAGCTTTCCATGATGGAAAACCGTTTCACCCCAGCTCGTTTTAAAGATGGTTATGGTCCTGTTGGTGCATGGTTCCTTCTTTTCAAAGCTCATCTTGAGAACTCTCTTGGTGAAAACTATGCAGCTTCTCAGAATGCAAAAGATGAACTTGCAAGTTACGCACCTTATGGAACAGCCCCAATTACACCTACCTGTCTTCGTAACCACCTTATGCTTTTTGAAATGAAAGCAGGACGTGGACCAATTACAATGACTACCCCTGCAGCTCTTGCAAAACTTGGCGAGACCATGAGTAAAAAAGAGCTTAAGCAGCTTGAAGCTGAAGCATGGGAAGATTTCCTCGATATGACATGCGGCCAGGCTAACCTATGGCTAGCAACAAACACAGAGCCTGAGAAAAAAGAATCTGAAATTATGCCTACCGAGCCGTACCTGCTTGGTTCTCACTCAGGATGCTGCGGTATCTGGGTTTCAGGTCCAGACGAAGACTGGGTCCCTGAAGATTATAAGTGGGGCGATGGCGGAAAAATTTATTCTCAGATGACCACAGTAAAAGGCCTTTTTACTGCTGCTGACGGTATTGGTTGCTCAGGTCATAAATTTTCTTCAGGTTCACATGCTGAAGGTAGAATTGCTGCTAAGCAGATGGTTCGCTGGGTAAAAGATCATCCTGATTTTAAACCAGAGCCAGAGATGACAGCTCAGGAAGCAGCTGATATGGTTTGGCAGCCTGTTAAGACTTGGTTTGCACATAAAGATTATTCAACAATGGCAGACGTTAACCCAAAATACTGCAAGCCTGCTGGTATGACATTGCGTCTTATGAAAGCTACCAACGAGTACGGTGGTGGAATTGCAACTCATTATACAACCAACCAGAAAGCTCTTGAGCATCTAATGGAACTATTCCAGATGATGAAAGAAGACTGTGAATTGCTTGCTGCTGGTGACCTTCACGAACTAATGAGATGCTGGGAGATTATCCACAGAATTTATACTGTTGAAGCTCATACACGTCATATAATGTTCCGTAAAGAAACTAGATATCCAGGGTTTTACTATAGAACAGACCATAATTACCAGGATGATGAAAACTGGTTCTGTTTTGTAAACTCTTCATTCGATAAGAAGACCAACGAATGGACAATGAGAAAAGCTCCATACCACAGAATCGTCCCAATGTGATTTAAGGGAAAATTGATTTCAGTGGAAAGATAGCTGTATAAAATAACTACCTCCAGATCCTCATAGGATCTGGAGGTTTTTATTGATTTTAGCTGTGCCCATATTTAAAAGTGCATAAAAATATATTCTTTTAAATATGAGCATAGTGCGAAGAGCATAGGTGCAAAGATTGAACAAAAAGGTTTAAAACATTAATCCAGGAGGAGTAGAATGAGTGTTGAAACTACAGCCCCTGCCGGTGGCAGCATTCTAGTAGTAGGTGGTGGAATCAGTGGTCTTACCACCGCACTTGAAGCAGCCGAAGTCGGTTATGAGGTTTATATTGTCGAGAAATCCCCCTCTCTTGGAGGAAGGGTAGCTCAACTGAACCAGTATTTCCCCAAGCTTTGTCCGCCAACCTGCGGACTTGAAATCAACTATCGTAGAATTAAGGACAACCCGAAATTAAAAACTTTTACCATGGCTGAAGTGGAAAAAGTAACTGGCTCTGCGGGTAACTATGATGTAACCATCAAAGTCAGTCCAAGGTATGTGACTTCAGAATGTACCTGTTGCGGTGAATGTGCACAGGTTTGTGAAACTGAAATTGACAATGAATACAATTTTGGGATGAACAAATCCAAGGCAGCATATCTTCCCCATGAAATGGCATATCCCCAGAGGTATGTAATTGATCCTTCCATTATAGGTACAGAAGAGGCTCAAAAG
This region includes:
- the infC gene encoding translation initiation factor IF-3, which encodes MRRIEIAVKKTEQTRVNHQISEKEVRVIDSEGNQLGVLSIKDAINVAEEAGLDLVEVSPGASPPVCRIMDFGRFKYQLTKKKQEAKKKQTVVQVKEIKVRPKTEDHDLNTKLRQIRNFLSKSNKVKVTVRFRGREITLPGMGKDILTRIAEEIDDIATVETMPKFEGRTMIMILAPKKE
- a CDS encoding nucleoside deaminase; the protein is MDEFFMKKALIEASEAFKLNEFPVGCVIVNDNKVIAKGSRKKTISKVPSEIDHAEINAIRELEKNFPLVQKNKMTIYSTMEPCLMCFSAITLSGFKRIVYAYEDVMGGGCGINKTQFPVFYQERFPEVTPRVLRKESLSLFKKFFESPKNKYWKDSPLSRYTLSL
- a CDS encoding type I restriction enzyme HsdR N-terminal domain-containing protein: MNSHHLILGELKDFITGETIEDNHDERYRQKIARLLVYKKGYNKNNIIKNNFIFLEKGKNRFKISIDYTVYIDDIPMMIVKYGPGSIVSRHMSAISSARLMGEYEIPVSVATNGEDAETIDTASGKTISTGLDGILSKQELAKIIVKRKITDDIRQKAEKILFAFDVDGRCPCDNSICSKSFKD
- a CDS encoding deoxyguanosinetriphosphate triphosphohydrolase encodes the protein MTPREINEEKEEKNLADYACKNFQSRGRVVQEEPCPIRTQFQQDRDRIVFSNSFRRLKHKTQVFLSPLGDHYRTRLTHTLEVSEVARTIARALSLNEDLTEAIALGHDLGHTPFGHGGETVLKEIYSKYFSHSAQSLRVVSKLERGGEGLNLSYEVKDGILKHSKGFGDIIPRDPGEAARTVEGRLVRIADIIAYLNHDLDDSIRSGVITRGDVPKEFVRVLGKNHSERAKTMIKDVIFSSYDSKDGFCLRIGDEVYNTMVDLRAFLYENVYRSPQVHKEFVKAKKILSELYSYFNAHEDKLQEELVKLELPPYKGEQKIERVVCDLVASMTDRYAINLYNKIFMPSPLV
- a CDS encoding YkgJ family cysteine cluster protein; its protein translation is MKIFEKSDQLSSRGVVLEKGDVFVFDCNPNVSCFNKCCRNLNLFLYPHDIIMLRKKLGISSGEFIENYTDVILPQDRCFPELLLKMSDNKEQTCPFLSEKGCSVYTHRPDSCRNFPMEHGVQYNDKGEVENQVHLFRPPDFCQGHLEQKEHNLLSWAKDQDAELTNEMTLLWSETAKYFYSNLWGSQGPYGKKAKMVFMAAYNIDSFREFVFDSSFLKRYKVKKNIQMRIRVDDEAMLKFAFQWIGLFALGLKTDLIKLKK
- a CDS encoding SDR family oxidoreductase, giving the protein MDKRTINKKLSGKSALILGGIKGIGKAIALDLLNQGCSVAVTYFDWLEELDTLKKDLRNTGDRYSLHSINLRDTKEIPPLIEDVIKFHKKIDIFINNIERGGMPIVHGKYNPFQWDLEQETTLRAKHFVFESLYPYIKEIENGCIINFSSIAAITGRTGPAGLIFNDGYCAASRAVSVFTETWAKLLAPKTRVNEIMFGFMETRHGPKTRGWGLLSEKEKESIINHTLSKRTGKISDITKAVNFIIHQAPFMTGATLRLDGGYVLGAEKVPPMPEGVE
- a CDS encoding YkgJ family cysteine cluster protein, encoding MPSIDPISKTDDIFFGCAPDSNCGNLCCCEINQSLTGYDILMLSRFKKISTDSFLKRYTFTYTGKQTHIPVVSLFEQPDKNNACIFLEDSCTVYDARPISCRLYPVARGISKDKKTGKIKEHFAIINEDQCTGFGKGKTMSISEWLKDQNTNDYIEANDFFMDFVLDYMPKDLKLDKNQREIFIKGCYNSDLFLEDLKTGKISYSEPVNADELENNPLKLFKTGIKWTREQLIKN
- the aprB gene encoding adenylyl-sulfate reductase subunit beta; amino-acid sequence: MPSFVIAEKCDGCKGGEKTACMYICPNDLMVLDPNEMKAYNQEPDACWECFSCIKICPTQAIGVRGYSDFVPMGSDLVPMMGTEDIMWTCKFRNGNIKRFKFPIRTTPEGSANAYEDLKGDDLESELLSTQAGWTLPVPIDTPEWQK
- the aprA gene encoding adenylyl-sulfate reductase subunit alpha, giving the protein MALPNKAVGELKCVETPEIKEHEVDILIVGGGMAACGTAFEIKKWADDDMKILLVDKAAMERSGAVAQGLSAINTYIGENTIDDYVRMVRNDLMGIVREDLIFNLGRHVDDSVHLFEEWGLPIWKKDEENKNVDGKRGLKFGYLKDGAKPVRTGKWQIMINGESYKRIVAEAAKKALGEDNIMERIFIVELLTDKNEENRISGAVGISIRENEVHYFKTNAMMVACGGAVNIYQPRSVGEGKGRAWYPVWNAGSTYTMALRAGAELSMMENRFTPARFKDGYGPVGAWFLLFKAHLENSLGENYAASQNAKDELASYAPYGTAPITPTCLRNHLMLFEMKAGRGPITMTTPAALAKLGETMSKKELKQLEAEAWEDFLDMTCGQANLWLATNTEPEKKESEIMPTEPYLLGSHSGCCGIWVSGPDEDWVPEDYKWGDGGKIYSQMTTVKGLFTAADGIGCSGHKFSSGSHAEGRIAAKQMVRWVKDHPDFKPEPEMTAQEAADMVWQPVKTWFAHKDYSTMADVNPKYCKPAGMTLRLMKATNEYGGGIATHYTTNQKALEHLMELFQMMKEDCELLAAGDLHELMRCWEIIHRIYTVEAHTRHIMFRKETRYPGFYYRTDHNYQDDENWFCFVNSSFDKKTNEWTMRKAPYHRIVPM